AGATAGAGAGCCCACCCACTCACATCTGCGCACTTAGAtagtagagatagatagagagccCACCCACTCACATCTGCGCACTTAGATAGTAGAGATAGAGAGCCCACCCACTCACATCTGCGCACTTAGAtagtagagatagatagagagccCACCCACTCACATCTGTGGATCACATCCAGTCTGAGAAAGTCAAGTGGAATTACACAGTAACTccactggcctctggcctccacgtgcacGCCACAGCACATGTGTATAATCTCGCCCCCAACGAAAGACTAAAACATAAAGGGTCACTTACGGGGCTGGTGGACAGCTCAGTACACAGCTGCACAAGCCCGAGGACtcgtttcaattcccagcactacataaaagccaggtgcTAGTGTGTCTGCAGGGCTCCCGCAAAGAGCTCTCAGGTCTGGCACACAGTGCAGCAAATGAGAGACCTGGGTCAGACACGGTGGAACTGAAGGACCAACGTCcatgtgcactcatgtgtgcacgACAttcatgcatggacacacataaCAAAAAAGGAAGTTACGTGTCATTCTGACTCAGGAGTGCAGATTTCTACTACCGAAAAAGGTAGCAATAACGGTTGACCTGTATTGCCTCCACCAAAAGGCCAATGTTCCAACCCAATCTCACTAGCGCCCAGGAAGGACCTCATTTAGAGACAAGTCTTCACTGAGGTGATCAAACTGAGCATCTGCTGTCCGGACATCAGTCAAGGCAGCAGGCCACTCAGCCGATAGAGAGCAGGAAGCAGGATGCAGACATGCTTGGAAATACCACACCAAAACATAGCAAGGGTGGATGCAATGGGGCTACAAAGCCAGGCTCACCAGGGAGTGCTGGGTAAACCAGAAAACAGGAGAAactgggagaggtggagagggtgTCTTGGAAGGAGCCAGCTGCTAACTCGCTCTAGCCCGTGAAAGAATAAATGCCCCGGTTGAAGCCCCCAGTATGTGGCAGCTACAGGCCTAACTTCACAGGACTCCAGCTCTGACTGTGGTCTAAGCTCCCTTCTGTGTGGCACGCTGCACACCAGATCAGCATCACCGGGATCCCTGCTCACCTCCCTCGGCTGGCTGAGCTACTCCCAGCTTGGCAGTTGTGGTCCTGAGGATGGCGGTGCTGAATGCAAAAGTTGCCATGGCACTGAGCACAAGTCAGCTGCAGCATCTCTTTCTTCCTGCATCCCTCTTTGGAGCAGCGGTGTGTGAAAACCTGCAAGAACAAAGTCGCTTCTGTCATCAGCAGGTCACAGCCCAGATGGGCACTGGTGGCTGGCCCAGTAGCACGAGGCTGTGATTCTAACTACTCACAGAGGCTGCGGGGGAAGGGAACAGACTCCATATGTGAGCCCTGGCCTCTGCTGAACCCCGCCTTGCCCTCAACCTCACCATTAGCACACATGAATAATGTAATAAAGGCTGTTTAAAGTAGAAGGAAGGACTATGCTAAAGCCAAGCATTACATCAATTCCCTGACTCTGCCctacaaaaacaacagcaacaacaaaaaccctgaagctgaggaggaagaggtggccCAGGGGTTATGAGCACACGGGAGGCACAGAGATCAAAGgtcaaatccccagcacctacataaaaagctgggcagggttacacacatgcctgtaaccccagcccttgaggagcagagacaggagggtcactATAGCTAGCAGACTGTCAGCCTAAGTTCAACAAGAAACTGTCAGAAGGAAATACGGTGGAGAATGGTAGAGCAGGTCAGCAGAcatctcctctggcctccacacacacatgcatgcatggacacacatgcacacacatatgcaggtgcacaaacacacaccaacataaacattttatctttatgcagccttggctggctGGGAGCTCActgtgtaccaggctggccttgaactcagtgatccccctgctgctgcctcccaactgctagaTATACAGGTGTGCATGCCATGTGACTTTAAAAGGTTTTCTAAAGGTGAGATAAAAAGCTGACAGGCCCTGGACACTCAGAAAGAGGATGCAAAGGTTCTGATTAGGCAGCTTGTGCCAGCTGAGGGGTAAAAACTGCCTATGGAGACAGCAAAGCTGGGACACCTGGGGGAGGCAACAGGCAATGAAAGAAGACACGGCAGGGAGAGAGGCAAAGCCAGCAGCAGCCCCATGAGGACAAATGGATCAGAAGCTGTGGAGACAAGCTGTGGAGACAGCAGAGGTTATATTCACAAGTTCAAGAACGCTGGTGTATCTGTGGCGTCACACACACCAGCAGTGCTCTGGATGGGAGGGGCGGATGATGATATAAATTCCCAGAGCCCCTGACTCCTATGAACTATAACGGGTGGTTTAGGCAGCACCCAGCAGCCAGCCTCTGGCAGACTTACCCAGAGGCACAAGAGGCCTGCAGCAGGAGCCTGTGTGTGAGCAGGATGCCCCAGGAGGAAAGGAAGGTACAGATGTTTGGATGCAGGGGTCGGGGGAGCCAAGAGAGAATGAGATACTATTTTACATAAGAGCCTGGAGTGTCAGGCAGAACTACATCCTGTAAAATGGGCACAGCAGTGGGGACCAGGCTGCAGAATGGGACAGGCTTCTAACTGTGGCTTGGTGTGGTGCACTGTGGAACAGACTTCATGCCCTCCTGTCTGAGGCGGAGGTGCTCAGTGGACTTCGTGTATACTTATGTCAAAGCATTTGAGAAGTGCACTAAGATAGCTTCGAAGTACTAGGAGCTGAGAGCTGTTAAGCAGATGACAATTGAGGAGGACACTAggctatttctaaagaaactgTGTGTGACAGGGTGGGGAACACAGATGTGAGTCACGCGTATGTGAAGGTCAGGACCctagcaaaataattttatttttctacctttaCATGGCTTCTAAGGAtttaactcaggttctcaggcttgcacGGCCAGGCAGAAAAAGCTTTATCCACTAAGCTGCATGCTCTGCCAGTGCACACGCGTGTGCAAAACACTCTTCTAGAAGCTGCACAATGGTAGTGTGTGTGCTTACTCTGAAAAATGGTGGGTAGGGTGAGGCCGGGCAGGGTGAGGCCGGGCTTAGAAGGAAAGAGCTGGCAGGAGTAAACATGAGAGGAGCCTCTggggaggagcagcaggagtGGTGAGGGCCCCAGAGCCTGCAGCCCAGGCCGGGACCGTGCGGCTTGCAGCTGCTGGGGAAGGATCTGCCCTCATGGAATGTCACATTAGCAGCAAAAAGAGATTTCCCTAAAAGAAATGaaccagaaaagcaaacagaaagcactaggcacagtggtgcaggcctgtaattcAAAAacgtgaggcaggaggattgggagtgaGCTGGACTaggtctcaaaaacaagaagggagggagggagaggtgaagataaggggaaacaggaggagagggagtgggGGGAGTGCTTAGCCAAACTGTAGACGCTGGAGCTGCAGGTGAGCGAAGACCCAGCATCAGCTGGAAGAAAGACTCAGAGCACGTCCACTGAGGAAACAAACCACACTTGGGGCAGAAATGGCTGCTGGGAGACTGGGCGAAGCAGGACCACATCCCCGAGAGAGACCTCAGGCTCTCCTTAGAGTCAGAGGCACAGCTTCTTCAGAGCAGCAGGAGACCTGCCTGGAGGGATAGAGGCTGCCAGCCCCAGGTGGGGCAGGATGGAGAAGACAGTGCCCACAGGGGCCACACAGTCCTTGCCTGTGCTGCCCGTTGTGACAGGGGACTTGCCTTCTCTAAAAGAGACCAAAGACAGGGACCCTCACTGCCACACccaagggagaggacagaaaaggtgGCCCACTTCTGTCCCCAGGAGTGTAGGAGAGTTAACAGAAGGTTGTAGAAAGCCTTGCCCTTTTTCATCTCAGAAACTTGCAATTCCCTGAAAACAAGGACCTAACCTGGGAGCCTTGGGAGGCTCGCAAACTGTTTCCACAAGGCAAAGTCACCACGCACAGCACAGGAAGGTCACAAGGCAGACTCTCCATGCACAGCACAGGAAGGTCTATCGCCGCTTCCCATGGACGGCCAGCACTCCACACTTAGAAAATACAGCTCTGGGGCTGAAGATGTGCTTCATCCCGTTTGCTTGCCTAATGAGCCGTGTTCTCAGTGTGATCCCCAACACCATATACAACGGGCGTGGTCGTGCAAACCAGCACTCCGGAGAGGCAATCAGGTGGATCAGGAACTATAAAGCAAAAGTaaaccagcctggactatgtataCCACATAGCTAtcgaagaagaaggaggaggaagaggaggaggaggaggaggaagaggaaggaaggagaagaaggaagaagaagaaggaagaagaaggaggaagaaggaggaggaagaagaaggaagaagaggaaggaggaagaaggaggaagaagaggaagaggatgaggggaaaagaaaaagaaaaagataagaaaattgaCCTTTCCCGGAaaagcagcagcggcagcagcaccATGTGTACACTGGCCTGTGCTGGCCCTAAGCCAACTCTCACCTTGTTTCTGTTCCTCCCAGGGTGAAAGGTGCAATCTCTGTCCATGTGCTCGCTGACCACCACATCTGGGATCTCACTTCTCTTCACAGGAATGGGGACATTACAGAGTGGacacacaggcacctgcacatcCTGAAATAACAAACATACAATGATGCCAAGACTCACACTCACGCAcacctccatctttctctctctgtctcccgcccccccccccaaggttgCCTAGTGGGGTTTAAAGACAAAAAGGGCCACCACCAGCTTTGGAGGCCCCTCAAGTGAGAAAGGAAGCTGGTGATATCTGGGTGGGGGCATATCATGGCTGTGGGAGGGGACCCACCTGACCCCTCAGAGCCAAGGTGATAGGAAGGATCCCAGGAGTCACTCTGCACAGCTGCCTCTGATGCTCACGTGGCTTTATAAGGAGGGAGATGCCCTCAGCAGTAGATAGGCTGCGCCCATTACGGTGCCAGCCAGAGACTGAGGGGCTCTGGAGGGAATGAGGAGCTCTAAGAGTGACCAACCAGCATAGTCAAAACTCTGAGCCAAGACTGTTGAGGGAGGGGTCCATGCCAGAGGGCATGGGGTGGCTGCCATCAGATGGAAACAGGATCACAGGCTTTTTGGTCTGCTGTCTGAGGGCAGCTACCTCAGTGGCCTAATGTGACCACCAAGAAACAAAGCACTCCTGTGTGATCTCTGGATAGATGCTACCTATATGGGCACAAGGAAAGGTCCACAAATAGGTAGCCACTGGTCATCAGAGCCTGGTAAACAGGAATCTGAGTCACCTACCCCACCCATCCCAATGGCTTGGCTAGACCAGGGCCAGCCCCAGTTAAGGCATGTGACACTAAGTCATCCACTATCCATATGGCACCAGGGGAAGTGGGCAGGGTTCACTGATATCATCTGTGAGTCACTTCTGGGATAGAGTGAAGCCCTGGACTTGAGGGACCTTCTAGCGGGATGGTGTGGAATCTCCTAGAAACACTTGCTACAGAGACTGAATAAACAAGAAACTTGGACGATTGCTCTTCCCTGGTGCCGGGATACGCAAGCTCAGTGTGTGAAGAGGAAGGACCAGCAGTGACTGCTCAGTGTGGGACACATCCTAAGGGTGCAGTCTGAGGGATGGGAGACGGTCCAGTTGGTAAAGATATCCCCACCTAAGCATCAGAACCCGAGTTCCACCCCCCATTATGCACCTGAAAGCCAGGTTTGGTGGAGTATGCTGGtaaccccaacactggggaggtggagacaggaggatccctggggcttgctagccagccagcctaacctacttgGTGAACTCCTGGCAGTGAGTTCTAcctcaaaaaaacaaggtggatgtcATCTGGGGCTGTCCTCTACTCAGCCCTCATACCCAGCACAGTCTGGTTAAGAGGATGCAGACTTTCCCACAGGCTCGGTGAGGGTCACAGCCTGATTTCTGTACAAATACACCACCTAGAGAGAGCACACCTGCAGAGATCACAGGCTGTAGCCACTGGCAATCGTGCAGCTCTCCTGACCTCCTGACTGTTGACCTCCTGACTGTCCCAAAAGACTGACTGCTGACACTCTGCCACCTCTCAGGCAGAGCTTAGAGCAGACATCCTCCAGAATCTACGATGGTCTTTCCTTCCACACAATCTTATAGTGAGCAGAGCTGGCCATCTGCTCCATGGTTGTGTAACCCAATCTTCGGAGTGgcggagatggctcagagacccAAGCTCAGACCCCAGCATCCACGTAAGAGCCAGGCGCTTGCAATTATTTTTGGTggtgtggttgtttgtttttttgagacagggtttctctgtgtagtcttggctgtcctggaatttgctctgtacaccaggctggccttgaactcagagatctccctgcctctggagtgctggcattaaaggcgtgtctACCACTATGCCCGGCTGGCAGCATGTATTTGTCATCCCAATGCTGGGGAGGCAGGGCAGGAAGAtcctgggcttgctggccagcctggcTGTCCAACTGGGAGATTTAaaaagagatcttgtctcaaaaaatgtggAGAGTAAGAGAGGGAGGTGGCTGCCTTTGTCCCCTGCTCTCCCCTGCCCCATCTGCATATATAAAATAGTTGAGAACACTTGTTCGGTTTCTAAATGAGCCTTGTCTCTTGATCTGCAAATCCATTCTGCCCTTAGATAAGAACCATCTTGTGTGAATTTTAACCTGATTCATTAATGTGTGATTCAGTTAAAACAGGAATTTGACTCCAAGTCTCTGGAAATAAATGTTGATAGCTTTACATCCTGCAGTCCTGCACTGTCCAGTGAGGAAGTCATTGGGCATATATGGGCTCTGAACTACTTGGAAGTGTGTTCTAGTAGCCTGGTACCTTGGTAGatagatcacaagttcaaggccagctttgtttacatagtgagtttgatgCAGGCACGGGTTATATGAGAccttggctcaaaaaaaaaaaaaaaaaaacattagctgGGCaggtggctcatgtctttaatcccagcactcagaaggcagacacatatggatctctctgagtttgagcccatcCTGATTGTCAGAGCAAATTTCAAGCCACCAGCGCTATGCAatgccagagctacagagtgagctcctgtctcaaaaaaacaaaaacccaaaaataaataaataactacacTAAGTAGCTGTCCACTCTACTGATGTAACGTACATACATCATATTGCTAAACTGTCTCGAGTTCACTGAGAAGCTGGCTCTGGCAGCTGTGCTGTAACCTACTCCCAACCCATTTTAGACAGAAGCATGTAAGTTTCAGGGTGTCCTCCAAGACTTCTAGATGAGCAGGAGTCAACCCCCCCAACTgtgacagagaaacaaagagcaaTGCCGACCGTGAATAAAAGCACCATGTCCTGGAGAACAGTTAGAAGGGAAACTACTTCTAACGGAGGGACTACTTACTGCTTATCCTGAGGTAGAGACATACCTGGACTGGGATCAGGAAGCCAGAAGACTACAGCAGGGGGATCTCAGCCAGAGAGGAAGCTGAACTGGACACTCCAGCTGACTCTGTCAACCTCCCTAGTCTGTTTCTGCAGGATATTCCAAGTGCCCAATTTGATGGCGCTTTAatacccacctacccatccatccagcTCTCTCTAGCTACTTTTTCTTTGGCTTGCCCTATATACTTAATAAACCCACTCACTCAAAACTCAAAGCAAGGTGATCATAGATCATTCTCTGGCCTGCACAGAACAACTGGACAGAGCGGCTGTAGCCCGTGCTGTCTAGACCCCAGGATAATGTGTTACCTTCTTGAAGGCAAAGGGACACTTATGACCCGTGTAGGAAAAATGGTCTTTACAGAAATCTTGTTTACAGGCGTCGCATGTTATAGGcagaaaatctaaaaaacaaaaatcaggatAAAACGGTTAATCCTCTGAAGAACTGGAACCAGAAAATTCCATACTATTCAAAGCAGGAGCTTCTGCATATCAGACTCCTCACTcctgagagacagacacagcATGGAAGTGCCACATGTGAGAAAAAACAACTTTGGggcatgaaatttaaaaaaaaaaaaaaaaaaaagctgagacagggtcttatttaGTGCAGGCTAGCCCGGAACTCCTATGTAGCCTAGGAGGACCTTACCtgcacctctccagtgctggaaagGAAGCCAGAGCTTCAGATATGCTGAACAAGTGTTATACCAGTAGCAGCAACCCCAGCGCCAAAGTTAGAAAAGCAGTAAGGCCAAGAGACAATGAAGGACCCACAAAGCTGTCTTTTCAACACAGATGCCATCTCTCGTGGTATCACAACCATTCAagctgtctgtctttgttatctGCAAAGCCCTGGCAGCTACTGCCTGGCCTTAAGATGGTCACTTGCAATTCTGAGCAGATCCTGTGTCCTGCACCAGAGTTTTCATGCTGAGAAGCTAAACCAGGACAGAGGCCAACTAGCCAATGTAATGAGTACAATAGCCAGATGCCCTCCATAAAACAGCCAATGAAATACTGTTTCCCAGGAAGAGCCCTTGAAAGTTCTTACCTAGTTGTTTGCAAGTCGGTTCTGAACAGTGCTTCCCCAAGTCGGGAAACTCCATTATGAATGGTGTCCAAAACACACAGGTATTTAAGTATCACCTGTGGGAAATACAGGTAAAGAGAATGAGGTCCCGAGTTGGTCACCAGGACCTGTAACCTGCAGCCAAGGAGCACAGAGAAGCTATCTGTGGGGAGCACGGGAGACCCAAATCATCCTGGGGCCACGGGAAAGACTGATGTTTCATAAATTCTCAGCAAAGAGGAAAGTGGTGGTTTCATCATAAATACCAAGTCTCAGCTTAATAACAGAATGCtttgcctagcatgtgggagggggaaagttctgggttcaatccccagctctGGCAAAAACGAAACAAATgtggtgaaagagagaaaggcttCCAAACACAATCCATAGCTGCCACTGAAAATTACAGTCTCCTTGGATCTCACGCTGCAAATTCATTTCCTCAGTACTCTTGTTGACATCAACAAGATTCTGTGCCCAGGTGTTAAGTGGCATTAGTCGACTACACTCCCCAGAGTACTCTGTCCCTTGCCTCTCACTCCCTCATGCCTGCAGTTTTACTTTGTGCTTACTCCATAATATCAAGCCAGAGATGATCACGGAAAGCagcctttaattatttttaaaatttttttccaaaacactttatcaatatttgtataaacatatatacttatacacgtatacatatctaaacaataattaaataataataataagatgtatttaaaaagtatggggggttgggaaaagtgggaggaaggagagaaaggggaaaattatgcaaatacagtgttcatatatgaaattctcaaaaaggaatccagttttttaaaaatgttcagcagaccaactagcattttacaatacaaaaataaatatgacctataattatgttaaaggacattttaactcactacaaactttgaagtttaaaatgagatcaataaaaattttacctcccgtcagtggtggcgcatgcctttaatcccagcacttgggaggcagaggcaggcagatttctgagttcgaggccagcctggtctacagagtgagttccaggacagccagggctacacagaaaaaccctgtctcgaaaaaaaaaaaaatcattttacccagcatactaacaaaaaccacaataacattttataattcaaagtatttctgagaacaagaaaatagattgttaggagctaagtcagcagaaccaggggtacactgtgtgtgtgtgtgtttttttttatcaaatcataatttttactttttaacacaggggttataagcacaaaaatgcaagatatggggaaggggatgatacaggagcataggtgttcagggggagtacagatatctttcagaacagggtatcagctgggtgaaggttcaggggtcaggtcactatgactctgcctatgattcacttgtccttatctaatttggtactatctgccaaaggctgcctatttacaaggtctatgactactcaggctggtagatttcaacaaaagctgcctgtttacaatagtttatagacatctgtttcagtgttttttccatagagacccaagactttgtgttagcaggcatgtatgtcaggcctattgctgattttaggcttatggctgattttaggccttcagtatataagcagggctgaccctgacatctcctcccctctccaagtatagaagagcTGCCTTTAATTAACCACAAGAAACAGACAACCAGAGAGGCAGGCATCCCAGAGACCAGGCTTAAATCAAAGTCTCCTCCAAGTCCTGTTACCTATCAAATGACTCTTGCACTTTCCAGAGTTCAAGTCCCCAAAGATCTTTTCACATCTTTCTATTACTTTTTCTGCTGGGAACTTCTAATCTACTCCTTGCCTAGAACTCTCAGGCTTCAGTAAACATCTACATGCCTTGCTGAGGACCAATCTGCAGTGTCACTTCCTCAGACATCATCTCTAACACCTCAGAGCTCCCATTCACTTCCCGCCCTCTGCCCTTCCCTTCCGACTGCATTTAGTGGTTGGTTATGGTGGATCCCATTCCTGTCGGGGAGAAACAGAGTCCACGTtatgacatgtttttgttcaaagCGAGCAGCAGGTGACATATTACCAAACGACCATCGACTgtaccttttctctcttttttaaatgggggggggggtgggcgggCAGCgaagggaggcaggaggacagacactattatgcagccctggctgtcccttaactcactctgtagatcatgctggctATTAACTCAGacatccgcctgtctctgcctctagagtgcagggattaaaggcatgagccaccatgccctgccAGTAGACTGTTTCTTGAAACACGGTCTCCAGGTAAGCCTGGAGCTTGTGATCTAACAGCTCAacatcccagtgctgagactacaggcctGCAAcaaccactatgcctggctgccACGACAATGGCTCAGGACCGTTGACCTGAGGATGTGAGATGTCACTGTGTTGAGACAGTAACTCCTTGATGCCCAGGCCACGGGAAATCACAGAGTGGAGACGCCAGCTCCTGGCTCACCAGCTCCCCGGGCCCCAGCAGCAACTATGATCCAGGTCAGAGCGCCCCGCAACCACACTCCAACCAGTACCTGGCATTCACGGGCAGTCAGAGGCGGAGAGACAGACAAGTGGTGTCCTCTGTGGTCAGCCCGGTGACACCGCAGTAGAACCTGCAGCTCCAATCGATGCGAAGCGTCCGACTCCTCGCAAGGCCGGAAAGCGTAGCATTGCCCCCGCAGCAGCCCGGTCCATTTTATCCGCAGCGGACAGATCCAGAGTCACACATCCTGGGCGTCCCCGGCGCGCTCCGATGACGCCACACCAGCCAATCGCCTAACATCTAGGCCCGGCTCGCCGGCGCGCCCAAGACGTCACCGACAATCGGCCAATCCCTTTGTGCTATGACCCCCAGAGGGCTGGGCGCCGTGATGTCGTCACTTACCTTGCTACCAATCCGGCGGCTCCACTGTCTTTTCGTCCCTCCCAGCCCGACGCCTCTTTTCTAGAACAGTCAGG
This portion of the Arvicanthis niloticus isolate mArvNil1 chromosome 24, mArvNil1.pat.X, whole genome shotgun sequence genome encodes:
- the Zfand2a gene encoding AN1-type zinc finger protein 2A, which produces MEFPDLGKHCSEPTCKQLDFLPITCDACKQDFCKDHFSYTGHKCPFAFKKDVQVPVCPLCNVPIPVKRSEIPDVVVSEHMDRDCTFHPGRNRNKVFTHRCSKEGCRKKEMLQLTCAQCHGNFCIQHRHPQDHNCQAGSSSASRGRASTSRAAEQKKPSGVSWLAQRLRRTVQ